Sequence from the Clostridium saccharobutylicum DSM 13864 genome:
GGGTCTTTTATTGTTCATTGTAATAATAATTTTGAGAATTTTGGAGGGAAAGCTTCAAAAAAGAATATCAATACTAGTCCTATGCATAGATGTGGGAGTTTTTCATTAATACCTGATAATTCAATTAATTTTATTACATGGATAAGTTTAATAATGGAATGGTTTTATGATGAATATAATGTTTGTTGGAATTGTGGAAATACAAAACCCGAAGAAAAACAACTTTCAACATTTGGAGGTAAAATAAAGTATCATTATACTTGTTATGATTGTGGTAGTTTTTGGGTTAAAAATCATTGCGGAACATGTGATTGTAATAAAATAATTAAGCATGATTTACCACAAAAACAATATCATATTCAAACAAATGAAAAATGGATGATGGAATGTCCAAAGTGTGGAGAATCAGGAGGTACTAAGCCTAAAATAACATATATGGAGAAACGAGTAGAAGAAAAATGCCCTAGATGTCATGGTAGAGGTCGTATACCACAATATAAACACACAGAACGTGGGAGATGTTTTTTATGTGATGGCGCAGGATATATTTATAGTTAGAATATATATTCATGTCTGTAAAACTTAAGGTTATATTTATAATTAGGTTGTAATCATTTCTTCAGTAAAAGTCATCCTATTTTTGCTTGTCCTCACTTGCTTGAGGAGTATGCAAAAATGGGATAGCCTTTGCTGAGAGAAATCCACAGCCTAATTATATAGAAACCTAGAAAAAGAATACAGCTTCTTTCGGTAAGTTACCACATAGGTCTAAATCCAAAGTTGTTCATCTATATATTTTGAAAATAAATTAGTATTTATAATCATCAACATCAACTTTATCTAATTTTTGATAAGGCGCAAGTGTTGAGGCTATTTTTATAGGAGCATTATAATTGTTTATACAATAGTGAACTTCACCAGGTTCTATATGGATAAATTGCCCCTTTGTCATATGATTTACTTTACCATCGACAACAATGTCAATTTCTCCATCTATAATATAGAAATTTTCTTCCATAATATTGTGATAATGAGCTTTAAAATCTTGTCCTGGTTGAAATTGCACTAATGCAAAATTCATACGAGGACCTTTCATTAGATATTTTGGACCATTGTCACCAAAACGATAATCTTTATCTTTTTCATCGATAATATACATAATTAATTCCTCCAATTATTTTAAATTTTTATTATAAATTCTAAAGGCCAGGTGCAATCCACATATTTTTTGCGATTTTCTTGTTACAAAATTCTAATTGTGCAGCATATACCTTTCTCCATTTATTGTAAAGATTTTCATATAGACCATGATTTTTCTCATTAGGCTGATAAGTTTTATCCCAAGATACCAATTCATTAGCTGTTTTTGATATATCAGTATAAATTCCTGCACCATAACCAGCCAGAATTGCAGCACCGAGACCAGTTGCTTCTTTTACTACTGGAACACGAATTGTCAAACCTGTAACATCAGATAAAATCTGGCACCATAACGAACTCTTAGAAGCACCACCTGCAAATACAATGCTTTCTGGCATATTGCCAGTAAATTCTTTTACTGTATCAATGTTACCTTTGGTAATCATAGCTGCATTTTCCAGTATTGCGCGATAGAAGGTGTAGCGGTTAAATTTCTTAGAATCCAGTTCAAAATTTGTGAAAGTAGGAGCAGCATGTTTCCATGAAATAAAATTCATTACATCAGAAAAAGCACACATCATGTCATAGCTTCCAGCGGGAATTTCTGCAGCTTTCTCATTCATGAGATCATAAACATCTCTACCTGTTTTTTCAGCTTCCTGTTTTTCAAGCTGGCAGAAACTATCTCGATACCAGCGCATAACAAGTCCAGGTTTGAATGCTAGTGCTTCATATTGCCATATACCTGGTACAGCATGACAGTTTACACGAACACGACAATCTGAATCAGTTTTAACAGTATCTGTATTAAGTTCATATTGCCAGAAACTTCCTCCAAAAACAGCACCTTCATTTGGGTTTACAACTCCTACACCAATGCAACCAAGCTGTGCATCACCTCCGCCAACTACAACAGTAGTACCTTCAGCAAGACCAGTATCTTCAGCACCTTTTGAATTTACTTTGCCAATTATTGAACCACATTCTGCAATTGGTGGAAAGATATTATCTTTAAGACCGCATTTTTTCATAATGGAAGGATTCCATGTACGCTTCTTAAGATTAATGATACCAGTGGTTGAGCCATTGCTTGGTTCAACGGCAAGCTTTCCTGTCATTTTATAAATCAGCCAGTCATTAAACATGCTTACCAAGAAAACCCTTTCATAAACATCAGGCATTTTATTCTTTACCCATAGAATTCGTGGAATAGCATCGAGAGCAAAAGTTTGTCCAGATTCAAGATATACTTCTTTTTCTAGTTCTGGATCCATTCTAATTAGTTCTTCAACCTCATCATTAGCACGGGCATCTACATTAGCACATGCCCATATTTCTTTTCCATCTTTATCATACAGTACAATTCCTTCACGCATACAAGTTGTGGATACAGCAGCAATCTCTTTCGGATCTATTTTCGTTTCATCTATAACTCCACGGATGCAGCTACATGCTAAATTCCAATTATGAGTCCAATCAAAGTCCATACTTCCTGGCCATCTTGGATCTTCATTATGTGTCCATTCCTTGTGCACACAACCAACCTGATTACCTTTTAAATCGAATAAAAGAGCACGTACGCTGCCTGTACCAGCATCAACGGCCATTAAATATTTTTTCATATAAATCCCACCCCTTTATAATAAATAAAATATTGACAAAGCACATTCAAAAAAATAACAAATCCATCTGCCAAGTCTGTTTTGGCATTATGCTGCGTCAGTTGATTCCTCTAATAACCCGCTATGAGACAAATCAACTTCCTTGCCTGATTATTTTTTTAGTGTGCTAGCTGTAGTGAAAAAATGAAATTGAATATTTAAATAAAATCTAATCATTTAAATTATCTAAGGATTTTGACTTATTTTCGAGTAATTTTAGTGCTGTTGATTCATCAGTAACAAGAATATCAATATAACCTCCATTTAGGACAGCCTTAATTGCATCTACTTTTTCATCACCTGCAGCAACTCCAATTACATTTTTTAATCTATGGAGTGTATCAAGTGAAGTTGTAATGAGACGAGATTCAATATTTGAATCTACTAATTTTCCATCTTTATCTACAAAGTGACATAATACGTCGCCTATGGCACCTTTTAATTTTAGGTAGAGTAGATCATTCTTGCTTAAAATGCCGCTTTTTAGAGTAGTGGCATTTTCACTCATAGAACCAATACCTACAACAGATAAAGAAGAAAGTTGTGCCATACGGGAGATATCATTAATGGACGATTCATTCTTGATTGCATCTGCAACTTCTTTGGAAGACACTAAAATAGGTGATGGAATTAAATATAGTTTCGCATTAAAGATTGAGGACATATTATTTGGCAGATAAAAATTAACTCCTCCAGTAAGTGAAACTATAGAAATAGGCTGTTCTACTATAGCTGCTAGATTGTTTAAAATGCGGCTTTGTGTATCTCCATATCCCATATTAATCAATGCGTTATCTTCCAAACGATTATTTATATACATGGCAGCTGCTCGTGCAACATTCTCATTTGTATTAACTTGACTAGGTGGTGAAGATACAATGAAAGTATCTTTAAGATCATAAGCTTTGGTTAGTTTTTCTTCTAACTGCATGCGATTAGCGGAATCATCTTTCATTTTA
This genomic interval carries:
- a CDS encoding cupin domain-containing protein — its product is MYIIDEKDKDYRFGDNGPKYLMKGPRMNFALVQFQPGQDFKAHYHNIMEENFYIIDGEIDIVVDGKVNHMTKGQFIHIEPGEVHYCINNYNAPIKIASTLAPYQKLDKVDVDDYKY
- the lsrK gene encoding autoinducer-2 kinase; translation: MKKYLMAVDAGTGSVRALLFDLKGNQVGCVHKEWTHNEDPRWPGSMDFDWTHNWNLACSCIRGVIDETKIDPKEIAAVSTTCMREGIVLYDKDGKEIWACANVDARANDEVEELIRMDPELEKEVYLESGQTFALDAIPRILWVKNKMPDVYERVFLVSMFNDWLIYKMTGKLAVEPSNGSTTGIINLKKRTWNPSIMKKCGLKDNIFPPIAECGSIIGKVNSKGAEDTGLAEGTTVVVGGGDAQLGCIGVGVVNPNEGAVFGGSFWQYELNTDTVKTDSDCRVRVNCHAVPGIWQYEALAFKPGLVMRWYRDSFCQLEKQEAEKTGRDVYDLMNEKAAEIPAGSYDMMCAFSDVMNFISWKHAAPTFTNFELDSKKFNRYTFYRAILENAAMITKGNIDTVKEFTGNMPESIVFAGGASKSSLWCQILSDVTGLTIRVPVVKEATGLGAAILAGYGAGIYTDISKTANELVSWDKTYQPNEKNHGLYENLYNKWRKVYAAQLEFCNKKIAKNMWIAPGL
- a CDS encoding sugar-binding transcriptional regulator, which translates into the protein MDNNYEEVLMYKAAWYYYFHNMTQQQISEFLGISRMRVVKLLNKARATGTIQFKMKDDSANRMQLEEKLTKAYDLKDTFIVSSPPSQVNTNENVARAAAMYINNRLEDNALINMGYGDTQSRILNNLAAIVEQPISIVSLTGGVNFYLPNNMSSIFNAKLYLIPSPILVSSKEVADAIKNESSINDISRMAQLSSLSVVGIGSMSENATTLKSGILSKNDLLYLKLKGAIGDVLCHFVDKDGKLVDSNIESRLITTSLDTLHRLKNVIGVAAGDEKVDAIKAVLNGGYIDILVTDESTALKLLENKSKSLDNLND